A window of Microcystis aeruginosa FD4 contains these coding sequences:
- a CDS encoding Rpn family recombination-promoting nuclease/putative transposase produces MKTDSIFYRLFQTFPESFFDLLNLPPETVNHYQFSSVEVKQLAFRLDGVFLPDNLNEPIYFVEVQFQKDERFYSRFFSEIFLYFHQSESNNNWQGVIIYPHPEIENSPKSRYQEFFASGRVNCYYLNQLDEGDSLGVKVLQLIVESEPNTLAQGKELIQQVRQQFQESLKRRDILELIETILIYKLPKMNRKEIEAMFSLSDLRETKVYQEALEEGIEQGIEQGIERGREEGELSAKKSLILRQLNLKLGSIPLKVEQKIKQLNPNQLDNLALALLAFSDLEDLHQWLNLKKKP; encoded by the coding sequence GTGAAAACGGACAGTATTTTCTATCGTCTCTTTCAGACTTTTCCTGAAAGTTTCTTTGATTTGCTGAATCTTCCCCCCGAAACCGTCAATCATTATCAATTTTCCTCCGTAGAAGTTAAACAACTCGCTTTTCGTTTAGATGGGGTCTTTCTTCCCGATAACCTGAATGAACCGATTTACTTTGTTGAGGTACAATTTCAAAAAGATGAACGGTTTTACTCGCGCTTTTTTAGTGAAATATTTCTCTATTTTCATCAGAGTGAGAGTAATAACAATTGGCAAGGGGTGATAATTTATCCTCATCCAGAAATTGAAAACAGTCCCAAATCTCGTTATCAAGAATTCTTTGCGTCAGGTCGGGTTAACTGTTATTATCTGAATCAGTTAGATGAGGGGGATTCTCTAGGGGTAAAAGTGTTACAATTAATTGTCGAATCGGAACCAAACACCTTAGCACAAGGAAAAGAACTGATTCAACAAGTTAGACAACAATTCCAGGAGTCTTTAAAAAGACGGGACATTCTAGAATTAATTGAGACAATTCTCATTTATAAATTGCCGAAAATGAATCGTAAGGAGATAGAAGCTATGTTTAGTTTAAGTGATTTAAGAGAAACTAAAGTCTATCAAGAAGCTTTAGAGGAAGGTATTGAACAAGGTATTGAACAAGGTATTGAACGAGGTAGAGAGGAAGGAGAATTATCCGCTAAAAAAAGCCTAATTTTACGTCAGCTAAATTTAAAACTAGGTTCTATTCCTTTAAAGGTAGAACAAAAAATTAAACAATTAAATCCTAATCAACTGGATAATTTAGCTCTTGCGTTGTTGGCGTTTTCGGATTTAGAAGATTTGCACCAATGGTTAAATTTAAAAAAAAAGCCTTAG
- a CDS encoding Rpn family recombination-promoting nuclease/putative transposase: MKTDSIFYRLFQTFPESFFDLLNLPPETVNHYQFSSLEVKQLAFRLDGVFLPDNLNDPIYFVEVQFQKDERFYSRFFSEIFLYFHQSESNNNWQGVIIYPYPEIENSPKSRYQEFFQSGRVNCYYLNQLDEGDSLGVKVLQLIVESEPNTLAQGKELIQQVRQQFQESLKRRDILELIETILIYKLPKMNRKEIEAMFSLSDLRETKVYQEALEEGIEQGIERGIERGIERGIERGIEQGIEQGIERGRQEGELSAKLNSIPRLSVLGLSVEQIAQALDLEIEQVQQVIEGQN; encoded by the coding sequence GTGAAAACGGACAGTATTTTCTATCGTCTCTTTCAGACTTTTCCTGAAAGTTTCTTTGATTTGCTCAATCTTCCCCCCGAAACCGTCAATCATTATCAATTTTCCTCCCTAGAAGTTAAACAACTCGCTTTTCGTTTAGATGGGGTCTTTCTTCCCGATAACCTGAATGACCCGATTTACTTTGTCGAGGTACAATTTCAAAAAGATGAACGGTTTTACTCGCGCTTTTTTAGTGAAATATTTCTCTATTTTCATCAGAGTGAGAGTAATAACAATTGGCAAGGGGTAATCATTTACCCTTATCCAGAAATTGAAAACAGTCCCAAATCTCGTTATCAAGAATTCTTTCAGTCAGGTCGGGTTAACTGTTATTATCTGAATCAGTTAGATGAGGGGGATTCTCTAGGGGTAAAAGTGTTACAATTAATTGTCGAATCGGAACCAAACACCTTAGCACAAGGAAAAGAACTGATTCAACAAGTTAGACAACAATTCCAGGAGTCTTTAAAAAGACGGGACATTCTAGAATTAATCGAGACAATTCTCATTTATAAATTACCGAAAATGAATCGTAAGGAGATAGAAGCTATGTTTAGTTTAAGTGATTTAAGAGAAACTAAAGTCTATCAAGAAGCTTTAGAGGAAGGTATTGAACAAGGTATTGAACGAGGTATTGAACGAGGTATTGAACGAGGTATTGAACGAGGTATTGAACAAGGTATTGAACAAGGTATTGAACGGGGCCGACAAGAGGGAGAATTATCCGCTAAATTAAACTCTATTCCCCGTTTATCGGTCTTAGGACTAAGTGTAGAACAAATTGCCCAAGCTTTAGACTTAGAAATTGAACAAGTACAACAAGTCATTGAGGGACAAAATTGA
- a CDS encoding Rpn family recombination-promoting nuclease/putative transposase, which yields MFDNICKFIAENFSDDLATWLLGSPLSLTVLDPTELQLDPIRADSLILLQSEQLILHTEFQTDPNSKIPFRMLDYRIRVYRRHPQKPMRQVVIYLRRSDSPLVQENTFCLGETFHSFQVIRLWEENTPQFFHHPGLLPFAVLSNTDDPEQVLSLVSRSLETISQKQVQSNLAAATSILAGLVLNRETIKKILRSDIMRESVIYQDILEEGEEKGLQKGKEEKARQIALKMLSAGFPVPEIARFTDLSPDAIEELQSRDD from the coding sequence ATGTTTGATAATATTTGTAAATTTATTGCCGAAAACTTCTCCGATGATCTAGCCACTTGGTTATTAGGTTCTCCCCTCTCCTTAACCGTCCTCGACCCGACGGAATTACAACTAGACCCCATTCGTGCTGATTCTCTGATTTTGTTACAGTCAGAGCAATTAATTCTCCATACCGAATTTCAAACCGACCCCAACTCTAAGATTCCTTTCCGAATGCTTGATTATCGCATTCGCGTCTATCGTCGTCATCCCCAAAAACCAATGCGTCAAGTGGTAATTTATCTGCGACGCAGTGATTCCCCCCTAGTACAAGAAAATACCTTCTGTCTGGGGGAAACCTTTCATTCCTTCCAAGTTATTCGTCTTTGGGAAGAAAATACACCACAATTTTTCCATCATCCCGGTTTATTACCCTTTGCTGTTCTCAGCAATACCGATGACCCCGAACAGGTGTTAAGTCTGGTGTCCCGTTCTCTAGAAACTATCTCCCAAAAACAGGTACAAAGCAATCTCGCAGCCGCTACCAGTATTCTCGCCGGGTTAGTATTAAATCGAGAGACGATTAAAAAAATTCTTCGGAGTGACATTATGAGAGAATCCGTCATCTATCAAGATATTTTAGAGGAAGGCGAGGAAAAAGGACTACAAAAGGGCAAAGAAGAAAAAGCTCGACAAATTGCCCTAAAAATGCTATCTGCTGGTTTTCCTGTCCCAGAAATCGCCCGATTTACCGATTTATCCCCCGACGCGATCGAGGAATTACAATCGAGAGACGATTAA